In a genomic window of Telopea speciosissima isolate NSW1024214 ecotype Mountain lineage chromosome 5, Tspe_v1, whole genome shotgun sequence:
- the LOC122660844 gene encoding 40S ribosomal protein S17-like — MGRVRTKTVKKSSRQVIERYYSRMTLDFHTNKKVLEEVAIIPSKRLRNKIAGFSTHLMKRIQRGPVRGISLKLQEEERERRMDFVPDESAIKTDAIEVDKETIEMLTALGMADLPGVIKQADSTTAPQTGYGRGGGYGGGPARKY; from the coding sequence ATGGGACGTGTTCGCACCAAAACAGTGAAGAAATCCTCTCGACAAGTAATCGAGAGGTACTACTCCCGAATGACCCTTGATTTCCACACCAACAAGAAGGTCTTAGAAGAAGTCGCCATCATCCCTTCGAAGCGTCTCCGCAACAAGATCGCTGGGTTTTCTACCCATCTCATGAAGCGAATCCAAAGAGGCCCGGTTCGTGGAATCTCTCTGAAGCTCCAGGAAGAAGAACGCGAACGTCGCATGGATTTCGTACCCGATGAGTCCGCCATTAAGACTGATGCCATTGAGGTCGACAAGGAGACCATAGAGATGCTAACTGCTCTTGGTATGGCTGACCTTCCTGGCGTCATCAAACAAGCCGATTCAACTACTGCTCCTCAAACCGGTTACGGTAGGGGTGGTGGCTACGGAGGTGGGCCTGCACGGAAGTATTGA